In Amycolatopsis methanolica 239, a single genomic region encodes these proteins:
- a CDS encoding helix-turn-helix domain-containing protein, translated as MQELLGRISALDPRASLSLRVIACFDELIVGNVNTRALLSAAASLAGCNAGFSQQLPPRAMRVTTKGAIVPGPFSPAAGSSVCEGGVTAWLERDGAQHVNDAIILERLLLALRLRHGHGRRDSDHRRELGLLLDTEAPIADRHTVASRLNLSLTGRYRVLAAPLFAVWHSHPTCVEDVVATPYGSIHALVVPESHDPVDASPCGIGLPTGVDKLDRSFRTAIVALRLCLPPHTPVVTADTYGALIGLLADLPDRAAVPDLDALDSVMAHPWGPATVDVLIQAGSVRQAARLAGVHHSTLQTRVDTITEIIGFDPLDGLGRSRLGTAYLCWRLRNSRVLDLPPPTGGRSGGD; from the coding sequence TTGCAGGAGCTGCTCGGACGGATCTCGGCCCTGGACCCCCGGGCCAGCCTCAGCCTGCGGGTCATCGCCTGCTTCGACGAACTCATCGTCGGCAACGTCAACACGCGTGCCCTGCTCTCCGCCGCAGCTTCACTGGCCGGCTGCAACGCCGGCTTCAGCCAGCAGCTTCCGCCCCGCGCGATGCGGGTCACCACCAAGGGCGCCATCGTGCCTGGTCCGTTCTCTCCTGCAGCAGGATCCTCGGTCTGCGAAGGCGGAGTCACCGCGTGGCTGGAACGCGACGGCGCGCAGCACGTCAACGACGCCATTATCCTCGAACGCCTCCTCCTGGCGCTGCGGTTGCGGCATGGACACGGCCGCCGGGACTCCGACCACCGCCGCGAACTCGGACTGCTCCTCGATACCGAGGCTCCGATCGCAGACCGGCACACCGTCGCGTCCCGCCTCAACCTCAGCCTTACTGGCCGCTACCGCGTCCTGGCTGCCCCGCTGTTCGCCGTGTGGCATTCTCATCCCACCTGCGTCGAAGACGTCGTCGCCACACCCTACGGCTCGATCCACGCCCTCGTCGTCCCCGAAAGCCACGACCCCGTCGACGCGAGCCCATGCGGAATTGGCCTGCCGACCGGCGTGGACAAGCTGGACCGGTCTTTCCGCACCGCCATCGTCGCGCTACGCCTGTGCCTGCCGCCACACACCCCGGTCGTCACCGCCGACACCTACGGCGCACTCATCGGCCTGCTCGCCGACCTGCCCGACCGCGCCGCAGTTCCCGACCTCGACGCACTCGACTCGGTCATGGCTCACCCGTGGGGACCGGCCACCGTCGACGTACTGATCCAGGCCGGGTCCGTGCGCCAGGCGGCGCGACTGGCCGGAGTGCATCACAGCACGCTCCAAACCCGCGTCGACACCATTACCGAGATCATCGGTTTCGACCCTCTTGACGGCCTCGGTCGAAGCCGCCTCGGTACCGCCTACCTCTGCTGGCGACTCCGGAACTCCCGCGTCCTCGACCTGCCCCCACCAACCGGAGGCCGGAGCGGAGGCGACTAA
- a CDS encoding serine hydrolase domain-containing protein, which yields MGKAIDGNSIDKVLRDAVKSGKVPHVAAIAADRDGNLYEGSAGVRIAGESDDPVTTSTQFRVMSMTKMICTAAALQQVESGTLDLDAPVDTYCPEFADIQVLEGWDGDTPKLRAPARRATVKQLLTHTSGLGYWFWNADLVKYEQVTGVPNVVPGSAEAFKAPLVADPGTTYVYGINTDWLGKVLEAVAGTTLDVVIRNSITGPLGMTDTMFKLDDGRKNNCVTVHVKGEDGAWASAGNILNPEPDWWAGGHGLFSTPRDYIRFERALLRGGELDGERILREDTVDAAFRNQIGDLDFPAEIPTADPPITDTLRVGPGWKWGYGLLLNTVDQPGRRKAGTGAWAGLFNTHFFIDRTTGICASIYTNSLPFISEHEAWQTYIDFETALYAAL from the coding sequence ATGGGCAAAGCCATCGACGGGAACTCGATCGACAAGGTGCTGCGAGACGCGGTCAAATCCGGCAAGGTGCCGCACGTCGCGGCGATCGCCGCCGACCGTGACGGCAACCTTTACGAGGGCAGCGCCGGAGTCCGGATCGCGGGTGAGAGCGACGACCCGGTTACCACATCCACCCAGTTCCGGGTCATGTCGATGACCAAGATGATCTGCACTGCCGCGGCGCTGCAACAGGTCGAGAGCGGCACGCTGGACCTGGACGCCCCGGTCGACACCTACTGCCCCGAGTTCGCCGACATCCAGGTGCTGGAAGGCTGGGATGGCGACACCCCGAAGCTGCGTGCACCGGCCCGCCGGGCCACGGTCAAGCAGCTGCTGACCCACACCTCGGGGCTGGGCTACTGGTTCTGGAACGCTGACCTGGTCAAGTACGAACAGGTCACGGGCGTGCCCAACGTGGTTCCGGGCTCGGCCGAGGCGTTCAAGGCGCCGCTGGTTGCCGATCCGGGAACGACGTACGTGTACGGCATCAACACCGACTGGCTAGGCAAGGTGCTCGAAGCGGTCGCGGGCACCACCCTCGACGTCGTGATCAGGAACAGCATCACCGGACCGCTGGGCATGACGGACACGATGTTCAAGCTCGACGACGGCCGGAAGAACAACTGCGTCACCGTCCACGTCAAGGGCGAGGACGGGGCGTGGGCCTCAGCGGGAAACATTCTCAACCCGGAGCCGGACTGGTGGGCCGGCGGGCACGGCCTGTTCTCCACGCCGCGCGACTACATCCGCTTCGAACGCGCCCTGCTGCGCGGCGGCGAACTCGACGGCGAGCGCATCCTGCGCGAAGACACCGTGGACGCCGCGTTCCGCAACCAGATCGGCGACCTGGACTTCCCCGCCGAGATTCCCACAGCCGATCCGCCGATCACCGATACGCTGCGGGTGGGCCCGGGCTGGAAATGGGGCTACGGCCTGTTGCTCAACACCGTCGACCAGCCCGGCCGCCGTAAAGCGGGCACCGGGGCGTGGGCGGGGCTGTTCAACACGCACTTCTTCATAGACCGCACCACTGGCATCTGCGCCTCGATCTACACCAACTCGCTGCCCTTCATCAGCGAACACGAGGCATGGCAGACCTACATCGACTTCGAAACCGCGCTCTACGCCGCACTCTGA
- a CDS encoding MFS transporter, with the protein MSTAAQTSAAPVSASRIAIASFIGTAIEFYDFYLYGTAAALVFGHQFFPTFSPLAGTLAAFATFGVGFIARPVGAVVFGHFGDRIGRKAMLVASLLVMGTGTVAIGALPTYSAIGIGAPILLVLCRFLQGFGLGGEWGGAVLLATEYAPRNRRGLWSSFPQMGPAIGFIIAGAAFLVLGRTMSQESFDDWGWRIPFLASSLLIVIGYYIRMKIAETPVFERAMAEHDKAKVPIVEVLRRQPKTLFLSTCAFILAHTLFYTITTFSLSYGTTVLELDKNMLLICAMISALVMGLATPLLATWSDRIGRRRVCLGAAVLAVVWAFPLFALVNTGNPVLIALAMAVGMIAFAALFAPMGAFLPELFATRYRYTGASIAYNASGVIGGGVSPILATQLIAATGSSLPVSGYVAGIAVICAVCVWFLRETRGNELE; encoded by the coding sequence ATGAGTACCGCCGCGCAGACGTCCGCCGCCCCGGTGTCGGCCTCGCGGATCGCGATCGCCAGTTTCATCGGCACGGCCATCGAGTTCTACGACTTCTACCTCTACGGCACGGCCGCGGCGCTGGTGTTCGGGCACCAGTTCTTCCCCACGTTCTCCCCGCTCGCCGGCACGCTGGCCGCGTTCGCGACCTTCGGGGTCGGGTTCATCGCGCGGCCCGTCGGCGCGGTCGTGTTCGGGCACTTCGGCGACCGGATCGGGCGCAAGGCGATGCTCGTCGCATCGCTGCTGGTCATGGGCACCGGCACGGTCGCGATCGGCGCGCTGCCCACCTACAGCGCGATCGGCATCGGCGCGCCGATCCTGCTCGTGCTGTGCCGGTTCCTGCAGGGCTTCGGGCTCGGCGGCGAGTGGGGCGGCGCGGTGCTGCTGGCCACCGAGTACGCGCCACGCAACCGGCGCGGCCTGTGGTCGAGCTTCCCGCAGATGGGGCCCGCGATCGGGTTCATCATCGCGGGCGCCGCGTTCCTGGTGCTGGGCCGCACGATGTCGCAGGAGTCGTTCGACGACTGGGGCTGGCGGATCCCGTTCCTTGCCAGCTCGCTGCTGATCGTCATCGGCTACTACATCCGGATGAAGATCGCCGAGACGCCGGTGTTCGAGCGCGCGATGGCCGAGCACGACAAGGCGAAGGTGCCGATCGTCGAGGTCCTGCGGCGGCAGCCGAAGACCCTGTTCCTCAGCACGTGCGCGTTCATCCTGGCGCACACGCTCTTCTACACGATCACCACGTTCTCGCTGTCCTACGGCACCACGGTGCTGGAGCTGGACAAGAACATGCTGCTGATCTGCGCCATGATCAGCGCGCTCGTGATGGGCCTCGCGACCCCGCTGCTCGCGACGTGGTCGGACCGGATCGGCCGCCGCCGGGTCTGCCTCGGCGCCGCGGTGCTCGCGGTGGTCTGGGCGTTCCCGTTGTTCGCCCTGGTCAACACGGGCAACCCGGTGCTGATCGCGCTCGCGATGGCCGTCGGGATGATCGCGTTCGCGGCGTTGTTCGCGCCGATGGGCGCGTTCCTGCCGGAGCTGTTCGCGACCCGCTACCGCTACACCGGCGCGTCGATCGCGTACAACGCCAGCGGCGTGATCGGCGGTGGCGTGAGCCCGATCCTGGCGACGCAACTCATCGCCGCGACGGGTTCGTCCCTGCCGGTTTCCGGGTACGTCGCCGGGATAGCGGTGATTTGCGCGGTGTGCGTCTGGTTCCTGCGTGAGACCCGGGGCAACGAACTCGAGTGA
- a CDS encoding ester cyclase, translating into MTSDERRERLRRVLDLMWNQGELDACEELCAPHCTFHDPSFEVDGVAGFQRQVGDLRTANPDLHMDIHDVLVDGDLCAVRFTMGGTSRAEFRGLPATGKTYVMTGMMCAKWADDRIVEMWVNYDMLGALQQLGIISEMAPRETAG; encoded by the coding sequence ATGACTTCCGACGAGCGGCGCGAACGGTTGCGCCGGGTGCTGGACCTGATGTGGAACCAGGGCGAACTCGACGCCTGCGAAGAGCTGTGCGCGCCGCACTGCACGTTCCACGACCCCAGCTTCGAGGTGGACGGCGTCGCCGGGTTCCAGCGCCAGGTCGGCGACCTGCGCACCGCCAACCCGGACCTGCACATGGACATCCACGACGTGCTCGTGGACGGCGACCTGTGCGCGGTGCGGTTCACGATGGGCGGCACGTCGCGGGCGGAGTTCCGCGGCCTGCCCGCGACCGGCAAGACGTACGTGATGACCGGCATGATGTGCGCCAAGTGGGCCGACGACCGGATCGTGGAGATGTGGGTCAACTACGACATGCTCGGCGCGTTGCAGCAGCTGGGAATCATCTCGGAGATGGCGCCACGCGAGACGGCCGGCTGA
- a CDS encoding endonuclease/exonuclease/phosphatase family protein — protein MTLMTASGAQAQPRDGAVIGRAAGDTLHVTTFNIRLDTKAAPGTPDSWTDRRPVLARFLEIEQPTVLGIQEGLYHQVKEIAADLPKHYEWIGLGREGGGRGEFMAIYYDTRRVEPLDFDHFWLSDTPYVIGSKSWGNNVVRMVTWVRFRDARTGKEFVHVNTHFDHQSENARQRGAALVRDRIAGFDPALPVVLTGDFNTPADSVSYRTLTEGGLSDTWRTAAKQLTPEWGTFPNYRDPVLGANRIDWVLANPRVSVLAAAINTFRVDGRYPSDHVPVQALVRLL, from the coding sequence GTGACGTTGATGACCGCGAGCGGGGCGCAGGCCCAGCCCAGGGACGGCGCGGTGATCGGCCGCGCCGCCGGCGACACGCTGCACGTGACCACGTTCAACATCCGCCTGGACACGAAGGCCGCGCCGGGCACACCGGACTCGTGGACCGACCGGCGGCCGGTGCTCGCGCGGTTCCTGGAGATCGAGCAGCCCACCGTGCTGGGCATCCAGGAGGGCCTGTACCACCAGGTCAAGGAGATCGCGGCCGACCTGCCCAAGCACTACGAGTGGATCGGCCTCGGCCGCGAGGGCGGCGGGCGCGGCGAGTTCATGGCGATCTACTACGACACGCGCCGGGTCGAGCCGCTCGACTTCGACCACTTCTGGCTGTCGGACACACCGTACGTGATCGGGTCGAAGTCGTGGGGCAACAACGTCGTCCGCATGGTGACCTGGGTGCGCTTCCGCGATGCCCGCACCGGCAAGGAGTTCGTGCACGTCAACACGCACTTCGACCACCAGTCGGAAAACGCGCGGCAGCGCGGCGCGGCACTGGTGCGCGACCGGATCGCCGGCTTCGACCCGGCCCTGCCGGTGGTGCTGACCGGCGACTTCAACACCCCGGCCGACTCGGTGTCGTACCGGACGCTGACCGAGGGTGGCCTGTCCGACACCTGGCGCACGGCCGCGAAGCAGCTCACGCCGGAGTGGGGCACGTTCCCGAACTACCGCGACCCGGTGCTCGGCGCGAACCGCATCGACTGGGTGCTGGCGAACCCGCGGGTGTCGGTGCTGGCGGCGGCGATCAACACGTTCCGCGTGGACGGCCGCTACCCGTCCGACCACGTGCCGGTGCAGGCGCTGGTGCGGCTGCTCTGA
- a CDS encoding threonine/serine ThrE exporter family protein — protein MNSTQRVRGPVTRRRGWHILEAPEDPGVEKANRRRRATEPRRRAWHILEAPTGEQPAPDATTELGPALPDEATVNFVLDLVLRIGEVQMASGAGASDVTATILSLTAAFGLPHCEVDVIFTSITVTCHRGTDANPITALRVVRSRSLDYTRLSQTEMLVQQILRGNLSAEEAYTELHKITTAPHPYPRWFATLAWGGMAFFITLLLSGTVDVAVGALIISALIDRLGRLLNRVALPFFFQQAVGGLVATGLATFAVNTGLVPTRFSTLVAAAAITVLLSGLSTVSAVQDAITGYNVTAAGRTMETILMSAGLITGVALALNIAKALGFTPAEPVLPAQTADSLLVIVPAGAAAAACFAIASYSTLRSMLVAAAAGAIGAGVYGALVIVGRFDVITSSAVAAVVVGFSGGVLARRLKVTPLVVAVSGITPLLPGLSTYRGLYELATQSNGNLSTLIKAAAIGLALAAGVVLGEYLAQPVRTGLGRLERKLAGPRMAGPLRTTDRRLE, from the coding sequence ATGAACAGCACCCAGCGCGTCCGGGGCCCGGTGACCCGCAGACGCGGCTGGCACATCCTCGAAGCGCCGGAGGACCCGGGCGTCGAGAAGGCGAACCGGCGGCGGCGGGCGACCGAGCCGCGTCGCCGGGCCTGGCACATCCTGGAAGCGCCGACCGGTGAGCAGCCGGCGCCGGACGCGACCACCGAACTCGGTCCCGCCCTGCCGGACGAGGCGACGGTCAACTTCGTCCTCGACCTGGTCCTCCGGATCGGCGAGGTGCAGATGGCCAGCGGCGCCGGCGCGTCCGACGTGACCGCGACCATCCTGTCGCTCACCGCGGCCTTCGGTCTCCCGCACTGCGAGGTGGACGTCATCTTCACGTCCATCACCGTCACCTGTCACCGGGGCACCGACGCGAACCCGATCACGGCCCTGCGCGTCGTCCGCTCGCGCAGCCTCGACTACACCCGCCTGTCGCAGACGGAGATGCTGGTCCAGCAGATCCTCCGCGGCAACCTCAGCGCGGAAGAGGCCTACACCGAGCTGCACAAGATCACCACCGCGCCGCACCCGTACCCGCGCTGGTTCGCCACGCTGGCCTGGGGCGGCATGGCCTTCTTCATCACCCTGCTGCTCAGCGGCACCGTGGACGTCGCGGTCGGCGCGCTGATCATCTCCGCCCTCATCGACCGGCTCGGGCGCCTCCTCAACCGCGTCGCGCTGCCGTTCTTCTTCCAGCAGGCCGTCGGCGGGCTGGTCGCGACGGGGCTGGCCACCTTCGCCGTCAACACCGGCCTCGTGCCGACCCGGTTCTCCACACTGGTCGCCGCCGCGGCGATCACCGTGCTCCTCTCCGGTCTGTCCACGGTGTCCGCGGTGCAGGACGCGATCACCGGGTACAACGTGACCGCCGCGGGCCGCACGATGGAAACGATCCTGATGTCCGCCGGCCTGATCACCGGCGTCGCGCTCGCACTGAACATCGCCAAAGCGCTCGGCTTCACCCCGGCGGAACCGGTGCTGCCCGCGCAGACCGCCGACAGCCTGCTGGTGATCGTGCCGGCGGGCGCGGCCGCGGCGGCCTGCTTCGCCATCGCCTCCTACTCGACGCTGCGGTCGATGCTCGTGGCCGCCGCCGCTGGCGCGATCGGCGCCGGCGTCTACGGCGCGTTGGTGATCGTCGGCCGGTTCGACGTCATCACCTCCTCCGCCGTCGCGGCCGTCGTGGTCGGCTTCTCCGGCGGCGTTCTGGCCCGTCGCCTGAAGGTGACGCCGCTGGTCGTGGCGGTGTCGGGAATCACGCCCCTGCTGCCAGGTCTGTCCACGTACCGTGGCCTGTATGAGCTGGCCACGCAGAGCAACGGCAACCTCTCCACGCTGATCAAAGCCGCGGCGATCGGGCTTGCGCTGGCCGCCGGCGTGGTACTCGGGGAGTACCTCGCGCAGCCGGTCCGCACCGGTCTCGGCCGGCTCGAACGGAAGCTCGCCGGCCCCCGGATGGCGGGCCCGCTGCGGACGACCGACCGGCGACTGGAGTAG
- a CDS encoding ISL3 family transposase: MPSARVWCRLLGVHPAVVESVELDEAEQVLVARVRLRRRDRHRCGACSRRCPRYDAGRGRRRWRALDLGTVQAFVEADAPRVQCREHGVVVAAVPWARHGAGHTRAFDDTVAWLATQSSRTSVRQLMRIAWPTVGAIITRVRADIDAQVDRLAGLRRIGIDEISYKKNHRYLTVVVDHDTGRLVWAAPGNDKATLAAFFELLGPDRCARITHVSADGAAWIAHTVAQYCPDAIRCADPFHVVVWATDALDKVRRQAWNTARRQPGGSQKDRRGRTASAGAAQTMKRARWALWKNPENLTDHQRHKLAWIAKTDSRLYRAYLLKEGLRHVFAVGGETGKEALQRWLSWAPRCRIPEFVKLARTIRSELAAIHASLDHGLSNALIESTNTKIRLLTRLAFGFKHPDALISLALLALGGYRPELPDRTHT; the protein is encoded by the coding sequence GTGCCCTCTGCCAGGGTATGGTGTCGGCTGCTGGGTGTGCATCCCGCGGTTGTGGAATCAGTGGAGTTAGACGAGGCCGAGCAGGTACTGGTGGCCCGGGTACGGTTGCGGCGGCGGGATCGACACCGGTGCGGGGCGTGCTCTCGGCGGTGTCCGCGCTATGACGCTGGGCGGGGCCGGCGGCGGTGGCGTGCCCTGGATCTGGGCACCGTGCAGGCGTTTGTCGAGGCGGACGCGCCGCGGGTGCAGTGCCGCGAGCACGGTGTGGTGGTGGCCGCGGTGCCGTGGGCTCGCCATGGTGCCGGGCACACTCGCGCCTTCGATGACACCGTGGCGTGGCTGGCGACCCAGTCGTCGAGAACCTCGGTCCGGCAGCTGATGCGGATCGCCTGGCCGACCGTCGGGGCAATCATCACCCGGGTCCGGGCCGATATCGACGCCCAGGTTGATCGGCTGGCCGGGCTGCGCCGGATCGGGATCGACGAGATCAGCTACAAGAAGAATCACCGGTATCTCACCGTGGTGGTCGATCACGACACCGGCAGACTGGTCTGGGCAGCGCCGGGCAACGACAAAGCCACGCTGGCCGCGTTCTTCGAGTTACTCGGACCGGACCGCTGCGCCCGGATCACCCACGTATCAGCGGACGGGGCCGCGTGGATCGCCCACACCGTGGCCCAGTACTGCCCGGACGCCATCCGGTGCGCTGACCCGTTCCATGTGGTCGTGTGGGCCACCGACGCCCTGGACAAGGTCCGGCGCCAGGCGTGGAATACCGCGCGCCGCCAGCCCGGCGGCAGCCAGAAGGACCGACGCGGCCGCACCGCCTCGGCAGGTGCCGCGCAAACCATGAAGCGAGCACGGTGGGCACTGTGGAAGAACCCGGAAAACCTCACCGATCACCAACGCCACAAGCTTGCCTGGATCGCGAAAACGGACTCTCGCCTCTACCGTGCTTACCTGCTCAAAGAAGGACTCCGGCACGTTTTCGCAGTCGGCGGCGAAACCGGCAAAGAAGCGTTGCAACGCTGGCTGTCCTGGGCCCCACGATGCCGGATACCCGAGTTCGTCAAGCTCGCGCGCACCATCAGATCCGAACTCGCCGCCATCCACGCGAGTCTGGACCACGGCCTGTCCAACGCGCTGATCGAATCAACCAACACCAAGATCCGGCTGCTGACGAGGCTGGCCTTCGGGTTCAAACACCCCGACGCCCTGATCTCCCTCGCGCTCCTCGCCCTCGGCGGCTACCGCCCCGAACTACCCGACCGCACCCACACATAG
- a CDS encoding alpha/beta hydrolase — MTTTARPGFDPELKAGLAIVGGVFPPTITPDLIAFMRKSYASPPIADTLRRRGIVRRDEVIAGHHGDAIEVSVLTPAQANGPRPCVLFLHSGGLIFGDRFSGADLVLDWVDQLGTVLVAVEYRLAPEFPDPVPREDCYAAAEWVAASAEHLGVRPDRLFVAGASSGGGLAAGLALAARDRGGPHLCGQVLDYPMLDDRGLTRSTHQFDGIGVWDRVSNETGWTALLGDARGGADVSPYAAPARATDLRGLPPAFIDVGSAEIFRDEAIAYADAIWNAGGDAELHVWPGGFHAFDIFAPHTVLAQGMIRTRNAWVEKILVD; from the coding sequence ATGACCACCACTGCGAGGCCTGGGTTCGATCCCGAGCTGAAAGCGGGACTGGCCATCGTGGGAGGTGTCTTCCCGCCGACGATCACACCGGACTTGATCGCGTTCATGCGCAAGTCCTACGCCTCGCCGCCAATAGCCGACACGCTCCGGCGACGTGGCATCGTCCGCCGCGACGAGGTGATCGCCGGACATCATGGTGACGCGATCGAGGTGTCCGTGTTGACCCCTGCTCAGGCGAACGGGCCGCGGCCGTGCGTGCTCTTTCTCCATTCCGGCGGCCTGATCTTCGGCGACCGCTTCAGCGGCGCCGATCTCGTTCTCGATTGGGTCGACCAACTCGGTACGGTGCTCGTCGCGGTCGAGTACCGGCTGGCCCCCGAGTTCCCCGACCCGGTCCCGCGCGAGGATTGCTATGCCGCCGCCGAATGGGTCGCCGCGTCAGCCGAGCACCTCGGCGTCCGGCCGGATCGTCTGTTCGTCGCCGGGGCCAGCTCGGGAGGTGGTTTGGCCGCCGGGCTCGCGCTCGCAGCGCGCGACCGCGGCGGGCCGCACCTGTGCGGACAGGTTCTGGACTACCCCATGCTCGACGATCGCGGCCTGACCCGCTCCACCCACCAGTTCGACGGGATCGGTGTGTGGGACCGGGTCAGCAACGAGACGGGATGGACCGCGCTTCTCGGCGACGCGCGAGGCGGTGCCGACGTTTCGCCCTACGCTGCTCCGGCGCGCGCCACCGATCTGCGTGGTCTGCCCCCGGCCTTCATCGACGTCGGTTCCGCCGAGATCTTCCGCGATGAAGCGATCGCCTACGCCGACGCGATTTGGAACGCTGGCGGCGACGCGGAACTGCACGTGTGGCCCGGTGGTTTCCACGCCTTCGACATCTTCGCTCCCCACACGGTCCTGGCCCAGGGCATGATCCGCACCCGCAACGCCTGGGTCGAGAAGATCCTCGTCGACTAG
- a CDS encoding PrsW family intramembrane metalloprotease codes for MRTRTATWKVTWRWAWGLVLVVGLGLFELVRRVVLATENPNLVPSLILLGAVVGPATFVVFVWGRRLSFGVDPVLVGLVAVVGGVVGVVTAGALEYDVLKDLGPFQMAGVGVIEETAKLIAPAVVLLVVRDRRAATGLLLGVASGAGFAALETMGYALVAFLQSQGDINAVDQTLLIRGVLSPATHMAWTGLTAAALWAAVRHRGRSRWMGRFAATFVVAVALHAAWDGIGATLSYIVLAALSLGLLALAVHRIGHHRSPYGRRVGAAR; via the coding sequence ATGCGGACGCGGACCGCGACATGGAAGGTGACCTGGCGGTGGGCGTGGGGGCTCGTGCTCGTCGTGGGGCTCGGGTTGTTCGAGCTCGTCCGGCGGGTTGTGCTGGCCACCGAGAACCCCAACCTGGTGCCCTCCCTGATCCTGCTCGGCGCGGTCGTCGGGCCGGCCACCTTCGTCGTCTTCGTGTGGGGGCGCCGGCTCTCCTTCGGGGTCGATCCGGTTCTCGTCGGGCTCGTCGCGGTGGTCGGGGGCGTCGTCGGGGTCGTCACGGCCGGCGCGCTGGAGTACGACGTCCTCAAGGACCTCGGTCCGTTCCAGATGGCCGGGGTCGGCGTCATCGAGGAGACCGCGAAGCTCATCGCGCCCGCCGTGGTCCTCCTGGTCGTCCGCGATCGTCGCGCGGCGACCGGGCTCCTGCTCGGCGTCGCGTCCGGGGCGGGCTTCGCGGCGCTCGAAACGATGGGCTACGCCCTCGTCGCGTTCCTCCAGTCCCAGGGCGACATCAACGCCGTCGACCAGACGCTGCTGATCCGCGGCGTGCTCAGCCCGGCCACCCACATGGCGTGGACCGGGCTGACCGCCGCCGCGTTGTGGGCCGCCGTCCGGCACCGCGGACGGTCCCGCTGGATGGGCCGCTTCGCCGCGACGTTCGTCGTCGCCGTGGCGCTGCACGCCGCGTGGGACGGCATCGGCGCGACGCTCAGCTACATCGTGCTCGCCGCCCTCAGCCTCGGCCTCCTCGCGCTGGCCGTGCACCGCATCGGCCACCACCGCTCGCCCTACGGCCGCCGCGTCGGCGCCGCGCGATAA